One Candidatus Methylomirabilota bacterium genomic window carries:
- a CDS encoding response regulator — protein MADAPKRILIIDDDAALVDVLREYIDTHFAQNTYIVETAGNGPDGLRVVRGQRPDLVILDIEMPEMNGVEVLKQIRAIDPRIPVIMLTGTADMTATAATLEHGAVSYAPKPLNLQYLDHLLALYLTPPRGRPSGPPRL, from the coding sequence GTGGCCGACGCCCCCAAGCGCATCCTGATCATCGACGACGATGCCGCGCTGGTCGACGTCCTGCGCGAGTACATCGACACCCACTTCGCCCAGAACACCTACATCGTGGAGACGGCCGGGAACGGCCCCGACGGCCTCCGGGTGGTGCGCGGCCAGCGTCCCGACCTGGTCATTCTGGACATCGAGATGCCGGAGATGAACGGGGTGGAGGTGCTCAAGCAGATCCGCGCGATCGATCCGCGGATTCCGGTCATCATGCTGACCGGGACGGCCGACATGACGGCGACCGCGGCCACCCTGGAGCACGGGGCCGTGTCCTACGCTCCCAAGCCCCTGAATCTTCAATATCTCGATCACCTGCTCGCCCTGTACCTGACGCCACCCCGCGGGCGGCCATCGGGGCCGCCCCGACTCTAG
- a CDS encoding SRPBCC family protein: MATIEKSIEVDVPVTTAYNQWTQFEEFPKFMDGVKAVEQLDDKRLRWRAEIGGREKEWEAEITEQRPDERIAWRNREGAHNAGVVTFHRLSDSRSKVMLQLEYDPEGAVENVGDAIGVVSSRVEGDLERFKEFIEARGRETGAWRGEIPPDHRRPSAA; this comes from the coding sequence ATGGCCACGATCGAGAAATCCATCGAGGTAGACGTGCCGGTGACCACGGCCTACAACCAGTGGACGCAGTTCGAGGAGTTCCCCAAGTTCATGGACGGCGTCAAGGCGGTCGAGCAGCTCGACGACAAGCGGCTGCGGTGGCGGGCCGAGATTGGCGGGCGCGAGAAAGAGTGGGAGGCGGAGATCACCGAACAGCGCCCGGACGAACGCATCGCGTGGCGCAACCGTGAGGGGGCGCACAACGCGGGGGTCGTGACCTTCCACCGCCTCAGCGACTCGCGCTCCAAGGTGATGCTCCAGCTCGAGTACGACCCCGAAGGCGCGGTGGAAAACGTCGGCGACGCTATCGGCGTCGTGTCGAGCAGGGTCGAGGGGGATCTGGAACGCTTCAAGGAGTTCATCGAGGCGCGCGGCCGGGAGACCGGCGCCTGGCGTGGAGAGATCCCGCCGGATCATCGGCGGCCCAGCGCCGCGTAG